The following are from one region of the Magallana gigas chromosome 4, xbMagGiga1.1, whole genome shotgun sequence genome:
- the LOC109617717 gene encoding tripartite motif-containing protein 3-like, translating into MHLLQKSATQRGLFTPQKIEKEHIYQQFGSLLLSDEHGFAVIFASHDFSPNERPGTEKPRIIREIKTEHEEINRLYSVCCQSDQKVWTCSNDHILRLFNLQGELVKSIETKSGNKPKDIAITKKGYLAYTDYINQTLNIVKEKQIQEIQLRKWRPHGVCTTASGDLLVIMDSENNRESKVVRYCGTKGKEKQSVQFDTNGLPLYSPGGIKYINENRNEDICVSICWASAVVVVSRVGKFRFSYNGPSTSATRSFNPYGITTDSQGRILTADCNNHSIHILDQDGQLLRYIDDCDICCPYGLCVDTNDNLFVAEWKSGKMKLIQNYMF; encoded by the coding sequence atgcaTCTTTTACAGAAATCGGCCACACAAAGGGGTTTATTTACGCCCCAAAAGATCGAAAAAGAACATATctatcaacagtttggttctctctTATTATCAGATGAACATGGTTTTGCAGTAATTTTTGCTTCTCATGATTTTTCTCCGAATGAAAGACCGGGAACTGAAAAACCACGAATAATCAGAGAAATAAAAACTGAACATGAAGAAATAAATCGGCTGTACAGTGTGTGTTGTCAGAGTGATCAAAAAGTGTGGACGTGCAGCAATGACCATATCCTGAGACTCTTCAATCTTCAAGGAGAATTAGTGAAGTCAATagaaaccaagtcagggaataAGCCAAAGGACATTGCAATAACAAAGAAAGGCTATCTAGCATATACTGATTACATTAATCAAACTCTGAACATAGTGAAGGAAAAACAAATACAGGAGATACAATTAAGAAAATGGAGACCCCATGGTGTCTGTACGACtgcctctggtgacctcctggtaaTCATGGACAGTGAAAATAACAGAGAATCAAAAGTCGTGCGTTACTGTGGCACAAAAGGAAAGGAGAAACAAAGTGTCCAGTTTGATACTAACGGCCTCCCGCTGTATTCACCTGGTGGCATAAAATACATTAATGAAAATAGGAACGAAGATATATGTGTTTCTATCTGTTGGGCcagtgcagtagtggtggtcagcCGAGTCGGGAAATTTCGCTTTTCATACAATGGGCCATCCACTTCTGCCACCAGATCATTTAATCCTTACGGCATCAccacagacagccagggtcggatcctgacggCTGACTGTAACAACCACAGTATCCATATCCTTGATCAGGACGGACAgctcctccgctacattgacgaCTGCGATATATGTTGTCCATacggtttatgtgtggacaccaacGACAACCTTTTTGTGGCTGAGTGGAAATCgggaaaaatgaaattgattcaaaattacATGTTCTAG